A window of the Plutella xylostella chromosome 11, ilPluXylo3.1, whole genome shotgun sequence genome harbors these coding sequences:
- the LOC105385045 gene encoding zinc metalloproteinase nas-6-like has product MISDLHSQDIILSTLAQIEQEICVKFFNSPFNYNATTADKILFITNEKKKKSCDPEAFDFNGSVVDMTVGYKCVNQADIARIVVDMLRASIGTALDAESDKLAKKYQPRAATPAPPNLLTAADRNYINAHYAAECARLTHRGLDPSYRRGLDMTDMAAPEQLSAENARYYQDKVWPLGIVMYGIADDVRNTPDHKTLERAMSQLELASSCLIFTEIEGARNLLWFGREGEDVPHFGFVKGNQSLKLSSFTHGAPGHAAHALSLLLRALGAPAASNRPDRDNYVTINWKYVEKGKEHLLETLPEASWLRQFPYDFKSATHAPANYMCGDACRLGEQTVVPLQDRLWYRTLTMGQTTELSDIDQAILDALYLRECQKRTVSPSVAAASPVEAFEEDNAALVEAGEESQNDAVTVDEAIDNSDPDQDNQTTDDTQPEETTISTDT; this is encoded by the exons ATGATTTCAGATCTCCATTCTCAAGACATAATACTGTCGACACTCGCACAGATCGAGCAAGAGATTTGCGTTAAATTCTTCAATAGCCCATTCAATTATAATGCAACTACTGCAGATAAGATTCTGTTTATTACTAAtgagaagaagaagaaaagcTGCGATCCAGAAGCGTTTGATTTTAATGGCAGTGTTGTT GACATGACCGTTGGCTACAAGTGCGTGAACCAAGCTGATATAGCGAGGATAGTGGTCGACATGCTACGAGCTAGTATCGGGACCGCTC ttGATGCAGAGAGCGACAAGCTAGCGAAGAAATACCAGCCGAGG GCGGCGACCCCAGCGCCCCCCAACCTGCTGACGGCGGCGGACCGCAACTACATCAACGCGCACTACGCGGCCGAGTGTGCGCGGCTCACGCACCGCGGACTGGACCCCAGCTACAGGCGGGGGCT AGACATGACAGACATGGCGGCCCCGGAGCAGCTGTCTGCGGAAAACGCTCGGTATTACCAGGACAAG gtgTGGCCGCTCGGGATTGTCATGTACGGGATAGCTGATGATGTCC GCAACACTCCAGACCATAAGACCCTGGAGCGCGCAATGTCACAGCTGGAGCTAGCCAGCTCCTGTCTCATCTTCACCGAGATCGAAGGCGCGAGGAATCTGCTGTGGTTCGGCAGGGAGGGAGAAGATGTGCCGCACTTCGGGTTTGTGAAGGGGAATCAG TCGCTAAAGCTATCCTCGTTCACACACGGCGCGCCGGGGCACGCCGCGCACGCGCTGTCCCTCCTGCTGCGAGCTCTgggcgcgcccgccgccagcAACCGACCGGATAGAGACAACTATGTGACCATCAACTGGAAGTATGTTGAGAAAG GTAAAGAGCACCTACTAGAAACCCTACCCGAAGCCTCCTGGCTGCGTCAGTTCCCCTATGACTTCAAGAGCGCGACCCACGCGCCGGCCAACTACATGTGTGGGGACGCGTGCCGGCTGGGAGAGCAGACCGTGGTGCCGCTACAG GACAGGCTTTGGTACCGCACTCTGACCATGGGACAAACCACTGAACTGAGCGACATCGACCAGGCCATCCTAGACGCCTTGTATCTGAGGGAATGTCAGAAGCGGACCGTATCGCCGTCGGTAGCGGCCGCATCGCCGGTCGAGGCCTTTGAGGAGGATAATGCTGCATTGGTGGAGGCTGGAGAGG AATCACAAAATGACGCTGTAACTGTCGATGAAGCCATAGACAATTCAGATCCAGACCAGGATAACCAAACAACAGATGACACACAGCCAGAAGAAACCACGATTTCAACGGACacctaa
- the LOC105385014 gene encoding COMM domain-containing protein 5-like: MSQQLELLTENPGQWTAVLYVTPEIQKKEIKPFVALSIKELEGTPDSRTSSLVNVDKFAAVRAVVRHVARSRTATKEPWQLDDVQTFLEGLRFTPECIAELSPLLCADQIYSALPRHLRVLPGLAGLQWRIDVSLSQSNLATATDSPTPANQIYARSTHVILTLQLTDGQTTTYRLSIAKFHELRYVVASCLKSVIVLERRKCMRRD; the protein is encoded by the exons ATGTCCCAACAGTTAGAACTTCTTACAGAGAACCCGGGGCAATGGACAGCAGTCCTATATGTAACCCCAGAAATACAGAAAAAAGAGATCAAACCATTTGTCGCTT TGTCTATAAAAGAGCTGGAAGGCACACCAGACAGCAGAACATCCAGTCTGGTGAACGTGGACAAGTTTGCGGCAGTCCGCGCCGTGGTCCGGCACGTGGCACGGAGCAGAACCGCTACAAAGGAGCCATGGCAGTTGGATGATGTGCAGACGTTTCTGGAAGGGCTTAG GTTCACACCAGAATGCATAGCAGAGCTGTCTCCGCTGCTCTGCGCTGATCAGATCTACTCGGCGCTCCCAAGACACCTGCGTGTGCTGCCCGGTCTGGCGGGGCTGCAGTGGAGGATTGATGTGTCTTTGAG CCAATCAAACCTCGCCACCGCTACCGACTCGCCAACGCCGGCCAATCAGATCTACGCGCGTTCTACTCACGTCATTCTGACTTTACAACTGACAGATGGGCAGACAACCACATACAGGTTGTCCATAGCTAAGTTTCATGAGCTGAGGTATGTCGTAGCTAGTTGTTTAAAAAGTGTTATAGTGCTGGAGAGACGGAAGTGTATGAGGCGAGACTGA
- the LOC105385015 gene encoding cleavage and polyadenylation specificity factor subunit 5: MAAVQGAPGNKPWAGNRPGVQHQNSQNNSSLTINRSINLYPLTNYTFGTKEPLFEKDASVPARFQRMREEFVKIGMRRSVEGVLLVHEHGLPHVLLLQLGTAFFKLPGGELNPGEDEIEGLKRLLTETLGRQDGVKQEWVIEDTIGNWWRPNFEPPQYPYIPPHITKPKEHKRLFLVQLQDRALFAVPKNYKLVAAPLFELYDNAQGYGPIISSLSQSLCRFNFIYM, encoded by the exons ATGGCGGCGGTTCAGGGTGCACCAGGAAATAAGCCATGGGCAGGCAACAGGCCAGGAGTTCAGCACCAGAACAGCCAAAACAACTCTAGTCTAACCATTAATAGGTCGATAAATCTATATCCCCTGACGAATTACACATTCGGGACCAAAGAACCGCTGTTTGAAAAAGATGCGTCAGTTCCAGCCAGATTCCAAAGAATGAGGGAGGAGTTTGTGAAAATTGGCATGAGGAG GTCAGTGGAAGGAGTCCTGCTGGTGCACGAGCACGGTCTCCCGCACGTGTTGCTGCTGCAGCTCGGGACCGCATTCTTCAAGCTGCCCGGCGGAGAGCTCAACCCTGGCGAG GATGAGATTGAGGGTCTGAAGCGGCTGCTGACGGAGACGCTGGGGCGGCAGGACGGTGTCAAGCAGGAGTGGGTCATCGAGGACACTATCG GCAACTGGTGGCGCCCAAACTTCGAGCCGCCCCAATACCCGTACATCCCTCCCCACATCACGAAGCCAAAAGAGCACAAACGTCTCTTCCTAGTACAACTGCAAGACCGGGCCCTGTTCGCTGTGCCCAAAAACTACAAGCTTGTGGCGGCGCCACTGTTCGAGTTGTATGACAACGCTCAGGGATACGGGCCGATTATATCTTCGTTGTCGCAGAGTCTGTGTCGGTTCAATTTTATCTACATGTAG